One stretch of Pseudoxanthomonas sp. Root65 DNA includes these proteins:
- a CDS encoding XdhC/CoxI family protein — protein sequence MSVHRHPLEVSARASEAGDGAALVVVVATEGSTYVRQGAMAVFAADDTQTGWLSGGCLEPEIARRARHAVAAGHLDAMDIDTRDDEDLLAGSAVGCRGRLHLALLPLDRLPGWSQVVQAWWRGAGPLSLRLSADGGVAARAGEVDHAWTLPVAASAMVDVAGEVTVPPPPRVAIFGGGPETRMLVASLRQLGWHVTVVERRARWIPAEEVADVWLMQAPEDALRSLHPAPDAALVMHHHFEYDREALVALTPSAIPFIGLLGPVRRREDLLRVIPSALHGALLPRLRSPIGLKLGGQGPEAIALSIAAQLQAWHHGEPA from the coding sequence ATGTCGGTCCATCGCCATCCACTGGAAGTTTCCGCGCGCGCCAGCGAGGCCGGCGACGGCGCCGCGCTGGTCGTCGTCGTCGCCACCGAGGGCTCGACGTACGTGCGGCAGGGCGCGATGGCCGTGTTCGCCGCCGACGATACGCAGACCGGCTGGCTCAGCGGCGGTTGCCTGGAGCCGGAGATCGCGCGCCGCGCACGGCACGCGGTGGCGGCCGGGCATCTGGATGCGATGGACATCGACACGCGCGATGACGAAGACCTGCTGGCCGGTTCGGCGGTCGGCTGTCGCGGCCGCCTGCACCTGGCGCTGCTGCCGCTGGATCGGCTGCCCGGCTGGTCGCAGGTGGTGCAGGCGTGGTGGCGGGGTGCCGGTCCGCTGTCGCTGCGGCTGTCGGCCGACGGTGGTGTGGCGGCGCGTGCGGGCGAGGTCGACCATGCATGGACACTGCCCGTCGCGGCGTCGGCCATGGTCGACGTGGCGGGCGAGGTGACGGTGCCGCCACCGCCGCGCGTCGCGATCTTCGGCGGCGGTCCCGAGACCCGCATGCTGGTGGCGTCGCTGCGCCAGCTCGGCTGGCATGTCACCGTGGTGGAACGGCGTGCGCGCTGGATTCCTGCCGAGGAGGTGGCCGATGTGTGGCTGATGCAGGCGCCCGAGGACGCATTGCGCAGCCTTCATCCTGCGCCGGATGCCGCGCTGGTGATGCACCACCATTTCGAATACGACCGCGAAGCCCTGGTGGCGCTGACGCCGTCGGCCATCCCCTTCATCGGCCTGCTCGGTCCGGTGCGGCGGCGCGAAGACCTGCTGCGGGTGATTCCTTCCGCGCTGCACGGCGCATTGCTGCCGCGGCTGCGTTCGCCGATCGGCTTGAAGCTGGGCGGGCAGGGACCGGAAGCCATCGCGCTGAGCATCGCTGCGCAGCTGCAGGCCTGGCATCACGGCGAGCCGGCGTGA
- a CDS encoding nucleotidyltransferase family protein, translating into MSSSHAAVVLAAGGSTRLGRPKQLLTREDETLVHRAARLALASGAARVLVVVGAQADDVTRAVNDLPVECVVNAQWRAGLAGSVRVAAEALATHAEATLLLTCDQPALEVAHLLALLEASRRASSGSAATRLGDRVGIPAVVAATMLRAALAVQGDRGLRDALNAAGADVIACEAPDLAHDIDVLDDIAAAIAKGWLDP; encoded by the coding sequence GTGAGTAGTTCGCACGCGGCGGTCGTGCTGGCGGCCGGTGGCAGCACGCGGTTGGGACGTCCGAAGCAACTGCTGACGCGCGAGGATGAAACACTGGTGCATCGCGCGGCGCGACTGGCGTTGGCGTCCGGTGCTGCGCGCGTGCTGGTGGTCGTCGGGGCGCAGGCGGATGACGTCACCCGTGCAGTGAATGACCTGCCCGTGGAATGCGTGGTCAACGCGCAATGGCGCGCGGGTCTGGCCGGGAGCGTGCGCGTCGCCGCCGAGGCGCTTGCCACGCACGCAGAGGCGACCCTGCTGCTGACCTGCGATCAACCCGCGCTGGAGGTCGCCCATCTTCTGGCGTTGCTGGAGGCCTCCCGTCGGGCATCGTCGGGATCCGCGGCGACGCGTCTCGGTGATCGCGTCGGTATTCCCGCCGTCGTCGCTGCGACGATGCTGCGCGCGGCACTGGCCGTGCAGGGAGATCGTGGACTGCGCGATGCACTCAACGCGGCTGGCGCGGACGTCATCGCCTGCGAAGCGCCCGACCTGGCGCACGATATCGATGTGCTGGACGATATCGCGGCGGCCATCGCGAAGGGATGGCTGGATCCTTGA
- a CDS encoding ABC transporter permease: MKKQWLGNLISIVALVVGLGVWIVLPWFAVLGIAVALVLWLLLTRSGRLSLEAAKIGIASLPQRWGASSVIVVGIAGVVGVLVAMLAMGEGFSATLKQTGGEDTAIVLRGGSQAETNSVISRDQVPLISTLAGVAKGPDGRALLSPELSQIVNLPTASTGEDANAQFRGVSEAAWAIRPQVKLVEGRKFNVGVREIVVGQGAKGQYRGLDIGKTLRLGNQEWTVVGVFASGDAHDSELWTDIDTLSSAYDRRAYQSVTVRTEGKAGFDQFKQAMENDPRLKLDVLTTRDYYTKQSTGLNTLIKVLGTVIGTIMAIGAVFGALNTMYAAVAGRAREIATMRAIGFRGLPVVMAVMLETMLLALLGGVLGGLIAWVVFNGYSVATLGSNFSQVVFQFKVTPELLWSGLKWALGIGLVGGLFPALRAARLPITQALRAI, translated from the coding sequence ATGAAGAAGCAATGGTTGGGCAATCTCATCTCCATCGTCGCGCTGGTCGTCGGACTCGGCGTGTGGATCGTGCTGCCGTGGTTCGCGGTGCTGGGTATCGCGGTGGCGCTGGTGCTGTGGCTGCTCCTCACCCGCAGTGGGCGCCTGTCGCTGGAGGCCGCAAAGATCGGCATCGCCAGCCTGCCGCAGCGGTGGGGTGCGTCGTCGGTCATCGTGGTCGGCATCGCCGGCGTTGTCGGCGTGCTGGTGGCGATGCTGGCGATGGGCGAAGGCTTTTCCGCCACCCTCAAGCAGACCGGCGGCGAAGACACCGCCATCGTGTTGCGCGGCGGTTCGCAGGCGGAGACGAATTCCGTCATCAGTCGCGACCAGGTACCGCTGATCTCCACCCTGGCCGGCGTGGCCAAGGGTCCGGACGGCCGGGCCCTGCTGTCGCCGGAGCTCTCGCAGATCGTCAACCTGCCGACCGCCAGCACCGGCGAGGATGCCAACGCGCAGTTCCGTGGCGTCAGCGAGGCGGCGTGGGCGATCCGTCCGCAGGTGAAACTGGTCGAAGGACGCAAGTTCAACGTCGGCGTGCGCGAGATCGTGGTCGGCCAGGGCGCGAAGGGGCAGTACCGCGGCCTCGACATCGGCAAGACGCTGCGGCTCGGCAACCAGGAATGGACGGTGGTCGGCGTGTTCGCCTCCGGCGACGCGCACGACTCGGAGCTGTGGACGGACATCGACACGCTGTCGTCCGCCTACGACCGCCGCGCCTACCAGTCGGTGACCGTGCGTACCGAAGGCAAGGCGGGCTTCGACCAGTTCAAGCAGGCGATGGAGAACGACCCGCGTCTGAAGCTGGACGTGCTGACCACGCGCGACTACTACACCAAGCAGTCCACCGGCCTGAACACGCTGATCAAGGTGCTCGGGACCGTCATCGGCACCATCATGGCGATCGGCGCGGTGTTCGGCGCGCTCAACACCATGTATGCGGCCGTCGCGGGGCGTGCGCGCGAGATCGCCACCATGCGCGCCATCGGCTTCCGCGGCCTGCCGGTGGTGATGGCGGTGATGCTGGAGACGATGCTGCTGGCCCTGCTCGGCGGGGTGCTGGGCGGACTGATCGCCTGGGTGGTGTTCAACGGCTACAGCGTGGCCACGCTGGGCAGCAACTTCAGCCAGGTGGTGTTCCAGTTCAAGGTCACGCCGGAGCTGTTGTGGAGCGGCCTGAAGTGGGCGCTCGGCATCGGCCTGGTCGGTGGCCTGTTCCCGGCATTGCGGGCGGCGCGGTTGCCGATCACGCAGGCACTGCGCGCGATCTGA
- a CDS encoding FtsX-like permease family protein has product MKYFSLIWSALFRSKTRTLLTLLSVVAAFLLFGLLDSVRVAFNSGGSVAGADRLVVASRLSITQMLPYSLSARIDATPGVKKSAYAAWFGGIYKDPKNFFPNFSVGPGYMEMYPEYIIDPAQLKAWEADRTGAIVGENLARRFGWKIGDTIPLQATIFPQKDGSNAWPLTLRGTFKLADSKRKGEENQLLFHWKYFDEANQYVNGQIGWYMVKLDNVNHATRVANAIDAISANSAHETKTQTEQAFNQSFAKQFADIGLIVTAIMAAVFFTLLLLTGNTMAQAVRERVPELAVLKTLGFTNGTVLVLVLVESVLLIVLGGVLGMLIASALIPVVSGASNGMIALPSIPAQTWGVGLGLMVAIGLIVGALPATRAMRLKIVDALAGR; this is encoded by the coding sequence ATGAAATATTTCTCGCTGATATGGTCGGCGCTGTTCCGCAGCAAGACGCGGACACTGCTGACCCTGCTCTCGGTGGTGGCGGCCTTCCTGCTGTTCGGCCTGCTCGACTCGGTACGCGTGGCGTTCAACTCCGGCGGCAGCGTGGCCGGTGCGGACCGCCTGGTGGTCGCGTCGCGGCTGTCGATCACGCAGATGCTGCCGTACAGCCTGTCGGCCCGCATCGACGCCACGCCGGGAGTCAAGAAGAGTGCGTACGCCGCGTGGTTCGGCGGCATCTACAAGGATCCGAAGAACTTCTTCCCCAACTTCTCGGTCGGTCCCGGCTACATGGAGATGTACCCGGAATACATCATCGATCCGGCGCAGCTGAAGGCCTGGGAAGCCGACCGCACCGGCGCCATCGTCGGCGAGAACCTGGCCAGGCGCTTCGGCTGGAAGATCGGCGACACCATCCCGTTGCAGGCGACCATCTTCCCGCAGAAGGATGGCAGCAACGCCTGGCCACTGACGCTGCGCGGCACCTTCAAGCTGGCCGACAGCAAGCGCAAGGGCGAGGAGAACCAGCTGCTGTTCCACTGGAAGTACTTCGACGAGGCCAACCAGTACGTCAACGGCCAGATCGGCTGGTACATGGTGAAGCTGGACAACGTGAACCACGCCACCCGCGTGGCCAACGCCATCGATGCGATCTCGGCCAACTCCGCGCACGAGACCAAAACCCAGACCGAGCAGGCCTTCAACCAGTCCTTCGCCAAGCAGTTCGCCGACATCGGCCTGATCGTTACCGCGATCATGGCGGCGGTGTTCTTCACCCTGCTGCTTCTGACCGGCAACACCATGGCGCAGGCGGTACGCGAGCGCGTCCCGGAGCTCGCCGTGTTGAAGACGCTGGGCTTCACCAACGGCACCGTGCTGGTGCTCGTGCTGGTCGAATCGGTGCTGCTGATCGTACTCGGCGGCGTGCTCGGCATGCTGATCGCGTCGGCACTCATCCCGGTGGTCAGCGGCGCCAGCAACGGCATGATCGCGCTGCCGTCCATCCCGGCGCAGACCTGGGGCGTGGGGTTGGGACTGATGGTCGCGATCGGACTGATCGTCGGCGCGCTGCCGGCGACCCGCGCGATGCGATTGAAGATCGTCGATGCATTGGCCGGCCGCTGA
- a CDS encoding ABC transporter ATP-binding protein, which translates to MSSLVSIRNLTKTYQRGPEKVQVLHGIDLDIPHGDFVALMGPSGSGKTTLLNLIGGLDTPSGGEIEIEGQRIDQMNDGQLAHWRSSHVGFVFQFYNLMPTLTAQRNVELPLLLTKLGGAQRKRNAEIALQLVGLADRKSHRPNELSGGQQQRVAIARAIVSDPTFLICDEPTGDLDRHSAEEILNLLQMLNKEHGKTIIMVTHDPKAAEYATHTIHLDKGELADAPAGAH; encoded by the coding sequence ATGTCCTCCCTGGTTTCCATCCGCAACCTCACCAAGACCTACCAGCGCGGCCCCGAGAAGGTGCAGGTGCTGCACGGCATCGACCTGGACATCCCGCACGGCGACTTCGTCGCGCTGATGGGGCCGTCCGGATCGGGCAAGACCACGCTGCTCAACCTGATCGGCGGGCTGGACACGCCCAGCGGCGGCGAGATCGAGATCGAGGGCCAGCGCATCGACCAGATGAACGATGGCCAGCTGGCGCACTGGCGCAGCTCGCATGTCGGCTTCGTGTTCCAGTTCTACAACCTGATGCCCACGCTGACCGCGCAGCGCAATGTCGAACTGCCGCTGCTGCTGACCAAGCTCGGCGGCGCGCAGCGCAAGCGCAACGCGGAGATCGCGCTGCAGCTGGTGGGCCTGGCCGACCGCAAGTCGCACCGTCCCAATGAACTCTCCGGTGGCCAGCAGCAGCGCGTGGCCATCGCCCGCGCCATCGTCTCCGACCCGACCTTCCTGATCTGCGACGAACCGACCGGCGACCTCGACCGGCATTCGGCCGAGGAGATCCTCAACCTGCTGCAGATGCTCAACAAGGAACATGGCAAGACCATCATCATGGTCACGCACGATCCGAAAGCGGCCGAATACGCCACCCACACCATCCACCTGGACAAGGGCGAACTGGCCGATGCCCCGGCCGGCGCGCACTGA
- a CDS encoding efflux RND transporter periplasmic adaptor subunit, producing MNTSADLLKELRIDRKAPPPAPPSRRGLWITLGVVVVLLALAAAAWALLGREKPLEVRTAPTVALGNGGAAASVLDASGYVVARRMATVSAKITGKVREVLIEEGMKVEAGQVMATLDPVDADASRALSQAQVESARSQVANVQAQLTDAEANARRLSTLVEQQLVARSQYDQAIAGRDALRAQLQAAQRNVTVASRSLDISDNGVDNTIVRAPFAGVVIAKAAQPGEIVSPLATGGFTRTGIGTIVDMESLEVEVEVNESFIGRVQPKMPIQATLNAYPDWQIPGEVIAIIPTADRSKATVKVRVALGQKDPRIVPDMGVRVSFLEAAKPQQAEQPKGVRAPGAAVVEREGAQVAFVVGDDDTVQQRRLTVAGKLGDDMQVTDGLQAGETVVLDPPTELKDGAKVVLADDAE from the coding sequence ATGAACACGTCTGCCGACCTGCTGAAGGAACTCCGCATCGACCGCAAGGCGCCGCCGCCCGCGCCGCCATCGCGTCGTGGCCTGTGGATCACGCTGGGCGTGGTGGTCGTGCTGCTGGCGCTGGCGGCCGCCGCGTGGGCACTGCTCGGCCGCGAGAAGCCGCTGGAAGTCCGCACCGCGCCGACGGTGGCGCTGGGCAACGGCGGTGCCGCGGCCTCGGTGCTGGACGCTTCCGGCTATGTGGTCGCCCGACGCATGGCCACGGTGTCGGCCAAGATCACCGGCAAGGTGCGCGAGGTGCTGATCGAGGAAGGCATGAAGGTCGAAGCGGGACAGGTGATGGCCACGCTGGACCCGGTCGACGCCGACGCCAGCCGTGCGCTGTCGCAGGCGCAGGTCGAATCGGCGCGCTCGCAGGTGGCCAACGTACAGGCGCAGCTGACCGATGCCGAGGCCAACGCACGTCGGCTGTCCACGCTGGTGGAGCAGCAGCTGGTGGCGCGCTCGCAGTACGACCAGGCGATCGCCGGCCGCGATGCCCTGCGCGCGCAGCTGCAGGCCGCGCAGCGCAACGTCACCGTCGCCAGTCGCAGCCTGGACATCTCCGACAACGGCGTGGACAACACCATCGTGCGTGCGCCGTTCGCCGGCGTGGTGATCGCCAAGGCCGCGCAGCCGGGCGAGATCGTGTCGCCGCTGGCGACCGGCGGCTTCACCCGCACCGGCATCGGCACCATCGTCGACATGGAATCGCTGGAAGTAGAAGTGGAGGTCAACGAGTCCTTCATCGGCCGCGTGCAGCCGAAGATGCCGATCCAGGCCACGCTCAACGCCTATCCCGACTGGCAGATCCCCGGCGAAGTCATCGCCATCATCCCCACCGCCGACCGCAGCAAGGCGACGGTGAAGGTACGCGTGGCGCTGGGCCAGAAGGACCCGCGCATCGTGCCGGACATGGGCGTGCGGGTGAGCTTCCTGGAAGCCGCCAAACCGCAGCAGGCCGAGCAGCCCAAGGGCGTGCGCGCACCGGGTGCCGCCGTGGTCGAACGCGAGGGCGCGCAGGTGGCCTTCGTGGTCGGCGACGACGACACCGTGCAGCAGCGCCGCCTGACGGTGGCCGGCAAGCTGGGCGACGACATGCAGGTCACTGACGGACTGCAGGCCGGCGAAACCGTCGTGCTGGATCCGCCTACCGAACTGAAGGACGGCGCCAAGGTCGTGCTGGCCGACGACGCCGAGTAA
- a CDS encoding ABC transporter ATP-binding protein, producing the protein MNTSLPSSTPLARLRGVRHHYGKTLALDGLDLVLPAGQVLALLGPNGAGKSTAISLLLGLQRADAGTAELFGLPPQSLPARRRAGVMLQSAAIPDTLKVRELIDLTRSYYPQPRSVADLVALAGLDGLMARRYGQLSGGQQRRVQFAMAVCGRPELLFLDEPTTGLDIDARQTLWKAIRELRAQGCAVLLTTHYLEEAEALADRVVVVNHGRVIAEGSVAQIRATVAQRRIRCTSALPAALVQGWPGVQLAQRDGERLEIVAEAAEPVVRRLLAEDAALSDLEVQRAGLADAFLALTRDATQKEAA; encoded by the coding sequence ATGAACACCTCACTTCCTTCCTCCACACCGCTGGCCCGCCTGCGCGGCGTCCGCCACCACTACGGCAAGACGCTGGCGCTGGATGGCCTGGACCTGGTGCTGCCTGCCGGCCAGGTGCTGGCACTGCTCGGCCCGAACGGCGCCGGCAAGTCCACGGCCATCAGCCTGCTGCTCGGCCTGCAGCGCGCCGATGCCGGCACCGCCGAACTGTTCGGCCTGCCGCCGCAATCGCTGCCGGCACGTCGCCGCGCCGGGGTGATGCTGCAGAGCGCCGCCATCCCGGACACGCTGAAGGTGCGCGAGCTGATCGACCTGACGCGCAGCTACTACCCGCAGCCGCGCAGTGTGGCGGATCTGGTGGCCTTGGCCGGGCTCGATGGCCTGATGGCGCGTCGCTACGGTCAGCTCTCCGGTGGCCAGCAGCGACGGGTGCAGTTCGCGATGGCCGTCTGCGGCCGGCCCGAGCTGCTGTTCCTCGACGAACCCACCACCGGGCTCGACATCGATGCGCGGCAGACGTTGTGGAAGGCGATCCGCGAACTGCGTGCGCAGGGCTGCGCGGTGCTGTTGACCACCCACTATCTGGAAGAAGCCGAAGCGCTGGCCGACCGCGTGGTGGTGGTCAACCACGGGCGCGTGATCGCGGAAGGCTCGGTGGCGCAGATCCGCGCGACCGTCGCGCAACGCCGCATCCGCTGCACCAGCGCACTGCCCGCGGCCCTGGTGCAGGGCTGGCCGGGCGTACAGCTCGCACAACGCGACGGTGAGCGGCTGGAGATCGTGGCCGAGGCCGCCGAGCCTGTCGTACGCCGCCTGCTGGCCGAAGACGCCGCGTTGTCCGATCTGGAAGTGCAGCGCGCCGGCCTGGCCGATGCCTTCCTCGCCCTCACCCGTGATGCCACGCAGAAGGAAGCCGCCTGA
- a CDS encoding ABC transporter permease: MDAVSPVPFSSTRAYLLEARYEFLRLLRTPSFSVPCLLFPPVFYLLFGVLLGGKGGPAAATYLLAGYSVFGVMGVALFGFGVTVALDREQGLLTLKRAQPMPPGAYLVAKMAMAVLFGAIILLLLGALAIGVAGVRLSALQWLALVASCLVGVLPFSALGLWLGTRVSGRGAPAVINLIYLPMAFLSGLWVPLHMLPSFLQSMAPAWPAYHLAQIAQAIVGVDVDGPLWVHLAVLLVVTAVFFLLARRRLVQ; encoded by the coding sequence ATGGACGCCGTCTCCCCCGTTCCGTTCTCCTCCACGCGCGCCTACCTGCTGGAAGCGCGTTATGAGTTCCTGCGCCTGCTGCGCACGCCCTCGTTCTCGGTGCCATGCCTGCTGTTTCCGCCGGTGTTCTACCTGCTATTCGGCGTGCTGCTGGGCGGCAAGGGCGGGCCTGCCGCAGCGACCTATCTGCTGGCCGGCTACAGCGTGTTCGGCGTGATGGGCGTGGCGCTGTTCGGCTTCGGCGTGACCGTGGCGCTGGACCGCGAACAGGGCCTGCTGACGCTGAAGCGCGCGCAGCCGATGCCGCCGGGCGCGTACCTCGTGGCGAAGATGGCGATGGCGGTGCTGTTCGGCGCCATCATCCTGTTGCTGCTCGGCGCGCTGGCGATCGGCGTGGCCGGCGTGCGGCTGTCGGCACTGCAGTGGCTGGCGCTGGTGGCGAGCTGCCTGGTGGGCGTGCTGCCCTTCAGTGCGCTCGGCCTGTGGCTGGGCACGCGGGTGAGCGGACGCGGTGCGCCGGCCGTGATCAACCTGATCTACCTGCCGATGGCCTTCCTGTCGGGGCTGTGGGTGCCGCTGCACATGCTGCCGTCGTTCCTGCAGTCGATGGCGCCTGCATGGCCGGCGTATCATCTGGCGCAGATCGCGCAGGCCATCGTCGGCGTCGACGTCGACGGTCCGTTGTGGGTCCACCTCGCTGTCCTGCTCGTGGTCACGGCGGTGTTCTTCCTGCTGGCCCGCCGTCGGCTGGTGCAATGA
- a CDS encoding sensor histidine kinase: MSLSSSPLLRTATRLRDALVPEALGLGWMPVLLLGYLLFLFMPVLVPSGGDWGGRLQWRLWPTLASIVVFLPMYFLAYRGSAMTRVLCTFGIAALGYGLMASNAFSNTYIIYAAAFVALLPGALWTRLLALAALLGAYYALSSWLAFPVFVPVLTAIISVAVFTGNYFQSETVRKRAELKLSHEEVRRLAALAERERIGRDLHDLLGHTLSLVALKSDLAGRLIERDPQAARNEIVDVSRVARDALAQVRRAVTGIRAAGLAAELASAKLLLESDGVTLRYDAHEVVVPPDLETVLALALREAVTNIQRHARATLAEVSLTSTGDHVQLRIRDNGVGSAAVPGNGLSGMRERVESRGGRLRIDSTLRQGTCVEITLPLPSREEASLDPQTTTAENGVGAT; this comes from the coding sequence ATGAGCCTGTCTTCTTCCCCGCTGCTGCGCACGGCCACCCGCCTGCGCGATGCCCTGGTGCCGGAGGCGCTGGGCCTGGGCTGGATGCCGGTGCTGCTGCTGGGCTACCTGCTGTTCCTGTTCATGCCGGTGCTGGTGCCGTCCGGGGGCGACTGGGGTGGCCGCCTGCAGTGGCGCCTGTGGCCGACGCTGGCGTCGATCGTGGTGTTCCTGCCGATGTACTTCCTCGCCTACCGCGGCAGCGCGATGACCCGGGTGCTGTGCACGTTCGGCATCGCCGCGCTCGGCTACGGCCTGATGGCGTCCAATGCGTTCTCCAACACCTACATCATCTATGCGGCTGCGTTCGTCGCGCTGCTGCCGGGCGCGCTGTGGACGCGGCTGTTGGCGCTGGCGGCATTGCTGGGCGCCTACTACGCGCTGTCGTCGTGGCTGGCGTTTCCGGTGTTCGTACCGGTGCTGACCGCGATCATCTCGGTGGCGGTGTTCACCGGCAACTACTTCCAGTCCGAAACCGTGCGCAAGCGCGCCGAGCTGAAGCTCTCGCACGAGGAAGTCCGGCGGCTGGCCGCCCTGGCCGAGCGCGAGCGCATCGGCCGCGACCTGCACGACCTGCTCGGCCACACGCTGTCGCTGGTGGCGTTGAAGTCCGATCTGGCGGGCCGGTTGATCGAGCGCGATCCGCAGGCCGCCCGCAACGAGATCGTCGACGTCAGTCGCGTCGCCCGCGATGCGCTGGCGCAGGTGCGCCGTGCGGTCACCGGCATCCGCGCCGCCGGGCTGGCGGCCGAACTGGCGTCGGCGAAGCTGCTGCTTGAGTCCGACGGCGTCACCCTGCGCTACGACGCGCACGAAGTGGTCGTGCCCCCTGATCTGGAAACCGTGCTCGCCCTGGCCTTGCGCGAAGCGGTCACCAACATCCAGCGCCATGCCCGCGCCACGCTGGCGGAGGTGTCGCTGACATCGACCGGTGACCACGTGCAGCTGCGCATCCGCGACAACGGCGTCGGCAGCGCGGCGGTGCCCGGCAATGGCCTGTCCGGCATGCGCGAGCGGGTCGAGTCGCGCGGCGGCCGCCTGCGCATCGACTCCACGCTGCGGCAGGGTACCTGCGTGGAGATCACGCTTCCGTTGCCGTCGCGGGAGGAGGCGTCCCTCGATCCGCAGACGACAACTGCGGAAAACGGTGTGGGAGCGACGTAA
- a CDS encoding response regulator transcription factor has product MIRVLLAEDQAMVRGALTALLGMESDIEVVGSAPDGETAWRELQRLKPDLLVTDIEMPGLSGLELAQRIQRHELPCKVVIVTTFARGGFLRRALDAGVAGYLLKDAPAEDLAEALRKVHRGGRAIDPQLALEAWSDADPLNDRERQVLRLAGEGQSAGDIARQLNLSQGTVRNYLSEAIGKLGVANRIEAYRMARQRGWL; this is encoded by the coding sequence ATGATCCGCGTGCTGCTTGCCGAAGACCAGGCCATGGTGCGTGGCGCGCTCACCGCGCTGCTGGGCATGGAGAGCGACATCGAGGTGGTCGGCAGCGCGCCCGATGGCGAAACCGCGTGGCGCGAGCTGCAGCGCCTGAAGCCCGACCTGCTGGTGACCGACATCGAGATGCCCGGTCTCAGCGGGCTGGAGCTGGCGCAGCGCATCCAGCGGCATGAACTGCCTTGCAAGGTCGTCATCGTCACCACGTTCGCGCGCGGCGGCTTCCTGCGCCGCGCGCTCGATGCCGGCGTGGCCGGCTACCTGTTGAAGGACGCGCCGGCCGAAGACCTGGCCGAGGCGCTGCGCAAGGTGCATCGCGGCGGCCGCGCCATCGATCCCCAACTCGCCCTGGAAGCCTGGTCCGACGCCGACCCGCTCAACGACCGCGAACGCCAGGTGCTGCGATTGGCCGGCGAGGGCCAGTCGGCCGGCGACATCGCCAGGCAGCTGAACCTCTCGCAGGGCACGGTGCGAAATTACCTGTCCGAAGCGATCGGCAAGCTGGGCGTGGCCAATCGCATCGAGGCGTACCGGATGGCGCGGCAGCGGGGGTGGTTGTAG